In Deltaproteobacteria bacterium, a single window of DNA contains:
- a CDS encoding SOS response-associated peptidase, producing the protein MCGRFTLTRSAAEVAEHFGLEAAPVLVPRFNVAPTQPVLAIRAPLGTREAVQLHWGLVPFWAKHAGDAAKHINARVETLTERPAFREAAERRRCLVPADGFYEWRGARGERQPYHIALPQGELFAFAGLWERWRTPAGGALESLTIVTTAATPNIRALHERMPILVDPPGYEAWLDPSARDVNAVLAKLAATRGAQLTHRRVSTRVNDVHNDDARCLDEAEQGALF; encoded by the coding sequence ATGTGCGGACGCTTCACGCTCACGCGCTCGGCGGCCGAGGTCGCGGAGCACTTCGGCCTCGAGGCCGCGCCGGTACTCGTGCCGCGCTTCAACGTCGCGCCCACGCAGCCCGTGCTCGCGATCCGCGCGCCTCTCGGCACGCGCGAGGCGGTGCAGCTGCACTGGGGCCTCGTCCCGTTCTGGGCGAAGCACGCGGGCGACGCCGCCAAGCACATCAACGCGCGCGTCGAGACGCTGACGGAGCGCCCCGCGTTCCGCGAAGCCGCCGAGCGCCGCCGCTGCCTCGTTCCCGCCGACGGCTTTTACGAATGGCGCGGCGCCCGCGGCGAGCGCCAGCCCTACCACATCGCACTGCCGCAAGGCGAGCTGTTCGCCTTCGCTGGCCTCTGGGAGCGCTGGCGCACCCCCGCAGGCGGCGCGCTCGAGTCCCTAACAATCGTGACCACTGCCGCGACGCCGAACATTCGGGCGCTCCACGAGCGCATGCCGATCCTCGTCGATCCTCCGGGCTACGAGGCGTGGCTCGATCCGAGCGCGCGCGACGTCAACGCCGTGCTCGCGAAGCTCGCGGCGACGCGCGGCGCGCAGCTGACCCACCGCCGCGTCTCGACCCGCGTCAACGACGTCCACAACGACGACGCCCGCTGCCTCGACGAAGCCGAGCAGGGCGCGCTGTTCTGA